The following are encoded together in the Lactuca sativa cultivar Salinas chromosome 1, Lsat_Salinas_v11, whole genome shotgun sequence genome:
- the LOC111895047 gene encoding disease resistance protein RUN1 isoform X1 gives MVVLSDLPEGSSSTDDYSSSAHVPTSSTHGHNSSAHNHRYDVFLSFRGVDTRHSFTDHLHKALIYANINTFLDDEEIETGEDLKPELESAIKASRASIIILSKNYASSTWCLDELVLILEQRMTSNHIVIPIFYHVEPTHVRKQQSSFGDAMAKHKKTMEEETNANKRSQWAQKMDQWNKALIEVANLKGKDVNGRLETEFIEEIVKDIHRRLHVPSRSVRQQLIGMDYEIKFITSWLKDGSSHTADILTIYGIGGIGKTTLAKHVYGLYAHKFHKSSCIEDVSRVCDGKFNGLLDLQEKLSSDISKTSSVKVHDASVYTSKIENAVARKRVFLVLDDISTLDQLDTLLGSKGFHPGSKIIITTKERRLIERCALFKTDIKPKHTELLLQGLHETESWKLLCLHAFKCKYPKTGYEGVFYKLVKYCQGHPLALVVLGKSLYDRDVTYWEGCIEGLKKETDSHVNNVLRMSFNSLQSKNDKDLFKYIACFFVGIDRDVAETILHACNINIRSGIPNLLDRFLLSIGWKNELKMHQLVQEMGRFEVRQESLDKPWKRSLLWCHEESFRVLKQKKGKGNLVGLALDMRMLEKEMLGASYKLKTDALSKMDNLMLLQLNYVHMNGSYENFPPELRGLCMHGFHLKSIPSELPMENLVALDMSYSNIESFIGCYSNPQRLEKRKKLDGLCLKNKRLLGSLKVLNLSFCKQLCSLGDFDQFPALERLIVRNCTGLLEVSESIEQCVELALIDLSYCKQLKNLPRIIGMLKKVKTMLLNGCNLGESQTDNTNLNMDSLDMCNANKNISIRTRTSSSAFVGAIPSRLKLFSVSLPRSLVRLSLVNNNLSTESFPMDFSSLSMLKELYLDSNPIHSMPNCVRTLPKLEKLGIRDCNKLKSVEHPPHTLKTMMLYSYPDSLEKVVFDPKMSPLQLFHSLKHYTPGSYEIEGMVKIQPMVGVEEKVLRSLGWINLLHNKRNGGNNPRESRMQMLYEFGIFSTIYETEEMPSWFMHRSPGPSISFTIPSSSPNNLLTGLNFCFLQTRRVLYERPSILLHHFPGSPMITVSNITKNSMWIYEHYRMPFGVGRVCRVVLSHWMFGMNEMEVGDHVTITVTLPYDEHVKECGVSLVYEDDGEKKDEEEDVLGYYKSWNHIIGGDLSPFQTTTGQYILNDRWFFTHAIVLSPYHRKFVPDGPDIQVYNRRSKKPIKLVGIKSSPYHPCLAAVKSFIFLLYVNSILL, from the exons ATGGTGGTTCTATCTGATCTTCCAGAAGGTTCTTCATCAACTGATGATTATAGTTCATCAGCCCATGTTCCTACTTCATCAACTCATGGTCATAACTCATCAGCTCATAATCATAGATATGATGTATTTTTAAGTTTTAGAGGTGTTGACACTCGTCATAGTTTCACTGATCACCTTCATAAGGCCCTCATTTATGCCAATATCAATACCTTCTTGGATGATGAAGAGATTGAAACCGGGGAAGATCTGAAACCGGAATTGGAGAGTGCGATTAAGGCATCTCGGGCTTCTATTATCATCCTGTCCAAGAATTATGCTTCTTCAACATGGTGTCTGGATGAATTGGTGTTGATCCTTGAGCAGCGTATGACATCCAACCATATTGTTATCCCCATATTTTATCATGTGGAGCCCACACATGTTAGGAAGCAACAAAGTAGCTTTGGAGATGCAATggctaagcataaaaagacaatGGAGGAAGAGACAAATGCAAATAAAAGAAGTCAATGGGCTCAAAAGATGGACCAATGGAATAAAGCGCTTATTGAAGTTGCTAATTTAAAAGGAAAGGATGTAAATGGAAG GCTAGAGACGGAatttattgaagaaattgtgaagGACATCCACCGTAGGTTACATGTACCCTCAAGGAGTGTTCGACAACAACTTATTGGGATGGACTATGAGATTAAGTTCATAACTTCATGGTTGAAAGATGGATCCTCACATACGGCAGACATACTCACTATTTATGGTATAGGAGGGATTGGGAAGACAACTTTAGCCAAACATGTCTATGGGCTATATGCTCACAAATTCCACAAAAGCAGCTGTATTGAAGATGTTAGTAGGGTATGTGATGGAAAGTTTAATGGGTTGCTTGATTTACAAGAAAAACTAAGCAGTGACATTTCAAAAACAAGTTCCGTTAAAGTTCATGATGCTTCGGTATACACCTCAAAGATAGAGAATGCAGTAGCACGTAAAAGGGTGTTTCTTGTTCTTGATGATATTAGTACGCTTGATCAGTTGGATACGCTACTTGGAAGCAAAGGTTTTCATCCCGGAAGCAAAATAATTATAACCACAAAGGAAAGGCGTTTGATAGAGAGGTGTGCACTATTCAAAACAGACATTAAACCAAAGCATACAGAGCTCTTGCTTCAAGGCTTACATGAGACCGAATCATGGAAACTTTTGTGTCTCCATGCATTCAAATGCAAATATCCCAAGACAGGTTATGAAGGGGTGTTTTATAAGCTTGTGAAGTATTGTCAAGGACATCCATTGGCTCTTGTAGTATTGGGAAAATCTCTATATGATCGAGATGTAACTTATTGGGAAGGCTGCATAGAAGGGCTAAAGAAAGAAACAGATTCTCATGTGAATAATGTCTTGAGAATGAGCTTTAACTCTTTGCAATCCAAAAATGATAAGGACTTGTTTAAGTATATTGCTTGTTTTTTTGTTGGAATAGATAGAGATGTTGCTGAAACAATATTACATGCATGCAATATAAACATAAGATCTGGAATCCCGAATCTCCTCGACCGATTCCTTCTTTCTATTGGATGGAAAAACGAATTGAAGATGCATCAGTTGGTACAAGAGATGGGAAGATTTGAAGTACGTCAGGAATCACTTGACAAGCCATGGAAGCGAAGTCTATTATGGTGTCATGAGGAGTCATTCAgagtattaaaacaaaaaaag GGTAAGGGAAATCTTGTTGGCCTTGCCCTTGACATGCGCATGCTTGAGAAAGAGATGTTGGGTGCATCATATAAGCTAAAAACAGATGCATTAAGTAAGATGGATAATTTGATGCTACTACAACTCAATTATGTTCACATGAATGGGTCTTATGAGAACTTTCCACCGGAACTAAGAGGTTTGTGTATGCATGGATTCCATTTAAAGTCTATACCTTCAGAATTACCTATGGAGAATCTTGTTGCTCTTGACATGTCATATAGCAATATTGAATCATTTATCGGTTGTTATAGTAATCCACAACGACTTGAGAAGAGGAAAAAG TTGGATGGATTATGCTTAAAAAACAAAAGGTTGCTTGGATCATTGAAGGTTCTTAATTTAAGTTTCTGTAAACAACTTTGTagtcttggtgactttgaccAATTCCCAGCTTTGGAGAGGTTAATAGTCAGAAATTGCACTGGTTTGCTTGAGGTTAGTGAATCAATTGAGCAGTGTGTTGAACTTGCCCTCATCGATCTAAGCTACTGCAAGCAGCTTAAAAACCTTCCAAGAATCATAGGCATGCTAAAGAAGGTTAAAACAATGTTGCTAAATGGTTGTAATCTCGGTGAATCTCAAACTGATAATACAAATTTAAATATGGATTCACTGGACATGTGCAATGCTAACAAAAACATTAGCATACGCACAAGAACCTCTTCCTCCGCCTTTGTGGGTGCAATACCAAGCCGTTTGAAGTTGTTTTCAGTTTCTTTACCGAGGTCTTTAGTAAGGTTGTCCCTTGTAAATAATAATTTGTCCACTGAATCCTTTCCTATGGATTTCAGTAGTCTGTCCATGTTAAAGGAATTATATTTAGATAGCAATCCTATCCATTCCATGCCCAATTGTGTGAGAACCCTTCCTAAGCTTGAAAAACTTGGTATACGAGACTGTAATAAATTGAAGTCAGTCGAACATCCTCCACACACACTAAAAACAATGATGCTCTATTCTTATCCCGATTCTTTAGAAAAAGTTGTATTTGATCCCAAAATGTCTCCCCTCCAGTTATttcatagtttaaaacattacacACCTGGGTCGTATGAAATTGAAGGCATGGTGAAAATCCAACCAATGGTGGGTGTTGAGGAAAAGGTATTACGTAGCTTGGGCTGGATTAATTTACTCCATAACAAAAGGAATGGGGGAAATAATCCTAGGGAATCTCGAATGCAG ATGTTATATGAATTTGGAATATTCAGCACAatatatgagacagaggagatgccGAGTTGGTTTATGCATAGAAGCCCAGGGCCATCGATATCATTTACGATCCCATCATCATCTCCAAACAACCTCCTTACAGGACTCAACTTCTGCTTTCTGCAGACAAGGAGAGTTTTGTATGAGAGGCCTTCAATTCTACTTCATCATTTCCCTGGTTCACCGATGATCACAGTTAGTAATATAACAAAGAACAGTATGTGGATATACGAACATTACAGGATGCCATTTGGTGTAGGGCGAGTGTGTAGGGTGGTGTTAAGTCATTGGATGTTTGGGATGAATGAGATGGAGGTTGGTGACCATGTTACTATTACTGTTACGCTGCCATATGATGAACATGTAAAGGAGTGTGGGGTGAGTcttgtgtatgaggatgatggagagaagaaggatgaagaagaagatgtgtTGGGTTATTACAAGTCATGGAATCATATAATTGGTGGAGATCTCTCTCCTTTTCAAACAACAACAGGACAATACATCCTAAACGACAGGTGGTTTTTTACACATGCCATTGTATTGTCTCCCTATCATCGTAAATTCGTTCCAGACGGCCCCGACATTCAAG TCTACAACAGGAGGTCCAAGAAGCCCATCAAATTAGTTGGGATCAAGTCCAGTCCTTATCACCCTTGTTTAGCTGCAGTTaagagttttatttttcttttgtatGTTAATAGCATTCTGTTATGA
- the LOC111895047 gene encoding disease resistance protein RUN1 isoform X2, which yields MVVLSDLPEGSSSTDDYSSSAHVPTSSTHGHNSSAHNHRYDVFLSFRGVDTRHSFTDHLHKALIYANINTFLDDEEIETGEDLKPELESAIKASRASIIILSKNYASSTWCLDELVLILEQRMTSNHIVIPIFYHVEPTHVRKQQSSFGDAMAKHKKTMEEETNANKRSQWAQKMDQWNKALIEVANLKGKDVNGRLETEFIEEIVKDIHRRLHVPSRSVRQQLIGMDYEIKFITSWLKDGSSHTADILTIYGIGGIGKTTLAKHVYGLYAHKFHKSSCIEDVSRVCDGKFNGLLDLQEKLSSDISKTSSVKVHDASVYTSKIENAVARKRVFLVLDDISTLDQLDTLLGSKGFHPGSKIIITTKERRLIERCALFKTDIKPKHTELLLQGLHETESWKLLCLHAFKCKYPKTGYEGVFYKLVKYCQGHPLALVVLGKSLYDRDVTYWEGCIEGLKKETDSHVNNVLRMSFNSLQSKNDKDLFKYIACFFVGIDRDVAETILHACNINIRSGIPNLLDRFLLSIGWKNELKMHQLVQEMGRFEVRQESLDKPWKRSLLWCHEESFRVLKQKKGKGNLVGLALDMRMLEKEMLGASYKLKTDALSKMDNLMLLQLNYVHMNGSYENFPPELRGLCMHGFHLKSIPSELPMENLVALDMSYSNIESFIGCYSNPQRLEKRKKLDGLCLKNKRLLGSLKVLNLSFCKQLCSLGDFDQFPALERLIVRNCTGLLEVSESIEQCVELALIDLSYCKQLKNLPRIIGMLKKVKTMLLNGCNLGESQTDNTNLNMDSLDMCNANKNISIRTRTSSSAFVGAIPSRLKLFSVSLPRSLVRLSLVNNNLSTESFPMDFSSLSMLKELYLDSNPIHSMPNCVRTLPKLEKLGIRDCNKLKSVEHPPHTLKTMMLYSYPDSLEKVVFDPKMSPLQLFHSLKHYTPGSYEIEGMVKIQPMVGVEEKVLRSLGWINLLHNKRNGGNNPRESRMQMLYEFGIFSTIYETEEMPSWFMHRSPGPSISFTIPSSSPNNLLTGLNFCFLQTRRVLYERPSILLHHFPGSPMITVSNITKNSMWIYEHYRMPFGVGRVCRVVLSHWMFGMNEMEVGDHVTITVTLPYDEHVKECGVSLVYEDDGEKKDEEEDVLGYYKSWNHIIGGDLSPFQTTTGQYILNDRWFFTHAIVLSPYHRKFVPDGPDIQVEKERFWLRALSLRKPDISGRAHKGEGESSRSHPSDEKD from the exons ATGGTGGTTCTATCTGATCTTCCAGAAGGTTCTTCATCAACTGATGATTATAGTTCATCAGCCCATGTTCCTACTTCATCAACTCATGGTCATAACTCATCAGCTCATAATCATAGATATGATGTATTTTTAAGTTTTAGAGGTGTTGACACTCGTCATAGTTTCACTGATCACCTTCATAAGGCCCTCATTTATGCCAATATCAATACCTTCTTGGATGATGAAGAGATTGAAACCGGGGAAGATCTGAAACCGGAATTGGAGAGTGCGATTAAGGCATCTCGGGCTTCTATTATCATCCTGTCCAAGAATTATGCTTCTTCAACATGGTGTCTGGATGAATTGGTGTTGATCCTTGAGCAGCGTATGACATCCAACCATATTGTTATCCCCATATTTTATCATGTGGAGCCCACACATGTTAGGAAGCAACAAAGTAGCTTTGGAGATGCAATggctaagcataaaaagacaatGGAGGAAGAGACAAATGCAAATAAAAGAAGTCAATGGGCTCAAAAGATGGACCAATGGAATAAAGCGCTTATTGAAGTTGCTAATTTAAAAGGAAAGGATGTAAATGGAAG GCTAGAGACGGAatttattgaagaaattgtgaagGACATCCACCGTAGGTTACATGTACCCTCAAGGAGTGTTCGACAACAACTTATTGGGATGGACTATGAGATTAAGTTCATAACTTCATGGTTGAAAGATGGATCCTCACATACGGCAGACATACTCACTATTTATGGTATAGGAGGGATTGGGAAGACAACTTTAGCCAAACATGTCTATGGGCTATATGCTCACAAATTCCACAAAAGCAGCTGTATTGAAGATGTTAGTAGGGTATGTGATGGAAAGTTTAATGGGTTGCTTGATTTACAAGAAAAACTAAGCAGTGACATTTCAAAAACAAGTTCCGTTAAAGTTCATGATGCTTCGGTATACACCTCAAAGATAGAGAATGCAGTAGCACGTAAAAGGGTGTTTCTTGTTCTTGATGATATTAGTACGCTTGATCAGTTGGATACGCTACTTGGAAGCAAAGGTTTTCATCCCGGAAGCAAAATAATTATAACCACAAAGGAAAGGCGTTTGATAGAGAGGTGTGCACTATTCAAAACAGACATTAAACCAAAGCATACAGAGCTCTTGCTTCAAGGCTTACATGAGACCGAATCATGGAAACTTTTGTGTCTCCATGCATTCAAATGCAAATATCCCAAGACAGGTTATGAAGGGGTGTTTTATAAGCTTGTGAAGTATTGTCAAGGACATCCATTGGCTCTTGTAGTATTGGGAAAATCTCTATATGATCGAGATGTAACTTATTGGGAAGGCTGCATAGAAGGGCTAAAGAAAGAAACAGATTCTCATGTGAATAATGTCTTGAGAATGAGCTTTAACTCTTTGCAATCCAAAAATGATAAGGACTTGTTTAAGTATATTGCTTGTTTTTTTGTTGGAATAGATAGAGATGTTGCTGAAACAATATTACATGCATGCAATATAAACATAAGATCTGGAATCCCGAATCTCCTCGACCGATTCCTTCTTTCTATTGGATGGAAAAACGAATTGAAGATGCATCAGTTGGTACAAGAGATGGGAAGATTTGAAGTACGTCAGGAATCACTTGACAAGCCATGGAAGCGAAGTCTATTATGGTGTCATGAGGAGTCATTCAgagtattaaaacaaaaaaag GGTAAGGGAAATCTTGTTGGCCTTGCCCTTGACATGCGCATGCTTGAGAAAGAGATGTTGGGTGCATCATATAAGCTAAAAACAGATGCATTAAGTAAGATGGATAATTTGATGCTACTACAACTCAATTATGTTCACATGAATGGGTCTTATGAGAACTTTCCACCGGAACTAAGAGGTTTGTGTATGCATGGATTCCATTTAAAGTCTATACCTTCAGAATTACCTATGGAGAATCTTGTTGCTCTTGACATGTCATATAGCAATATTGAATCATTTATCGGTTGTTATAGTAATCCACAACGACTTGAGAAGAGGAAAAAG TTGGATGGATTATGCTTAAAAAACAAAAGGTTGCTTGGATCATTGAAGGTTCTTAATTTAAGTTTCTGTAAACAACTTTGTagtcttggtgactttgaccAATTCCCAGCTTTGGAGAGGTTAATAGTCAGAAATTGCACTGGTTTGCTTGAGGTTAGTGAATCAATTGAGCAGTGTGTTGAACTTGCCCTCATCGATCTAAGCTACTGCAAGCAGCTTAAAAACCTTCCAAGAATCATAGGCATGCTAAAGAAGGTTAAAACAATGTTGCTAAATGGTTGTAATCTCGGTGAATCTCAAACTGATAATACAAATTTAAATATGGATTCACTGGACATGTGCAATGCTAACAAAAACATTAGCATACGCACAAGAACCTCTTCCTCCGCCTTTGTGGGTGCAATACCAAGCCGTTTGAAGTTGTTTTCAGTTTCTTTACCGAGGTCTTTAGTAAGGTTGTCCCTTGTAAATAATAATTTGTCCACTGAATCCTTTCCTATGGATTTCAGTAGTCTGTCCATGTTAAAGGAATTATATTTAGATAGCAATCCTATCCATTCCATGCCCAATTGTGTGAGAACCCTTCCTAAGCTTGAAAAACTTGGTATACGAGACTGTAATAAATTGAAGTCAGTCGAACATCCTCCACACACACTAAAAACAATGATGCTCTATTCTTATCCCGATTCTTTAGAAAAAGTTGTATTTGATCCCAAAATGTCTCCCCTCCAGTTATttcatagtttaaaacattacacACCTGGGTCGTATGAAATTGAAGGCATGGTGAAAATCCAACCAATGGTGGGTGTTGAGGAAAAGGTATTACGTAGCTTGGGCTGGATTAATTTACTCCATAACAAAAGGAATGGGGGAAATAATCCTAGGGAATCTCGAATGCAG ATGTTATATGAATTTGGAATATTCAGCACAatatatgagacagaggagatgccGAGTTGGTTTATGCATAGAAGCCCAGGGCCATCGATATCATTTACGATCCCATCATCATCTCCAAACAACCTCCTTACAGGACTCAACTTCTGCTTTCTGCAGACAAGGAGAGTTTTGTATGAGAGGCCTTCAATTCTACTTCATCATTTCCCTGGTTCACCGATGATCACAGTTAGTAATATAACAAAGAACAGTATGTGGATATACGAACATTACAGGATGCCATTTGGTGTAGGGCGAGTGTGTAGGGTGGTGTTAAGTCATTGGATGTTTGGGATGAATGAGATGGAGGTTGGTGACCATGTTACTATTACTGTTACGCTGCCATATGATGAACATGTAAAGGAGTGTGGGGTGAGTcttgtgtatgaggatgatggagagaagaaggatgaagaagaagatgtgtTGGGTTATTACAAGTCATGGAATCATATAATTGGTGGAGATCTCTCTCCTTTTCAAACAACAACAGGACAATACATCCTAAACGACAGGTGGTTTTTTACACATGCCATTGTATTGTCTCCCTATCATCGTAAATTCGTTCCAGACGGCCCCGACATTCAAG